In Dermacentor albipictus isolate Rhodes 1998 colony unplaced genomic scaffold, USDA_Dalb.pri_finalv2 scaffold_15, whole genome shotgun sequence, the following proteins share a genomic window:
- the LOC135916410 gene encoding uncharacterized protein: MPKPEVPQDEQTSAPDSPSGVKTPRSDGSNVSVFSDEGDAAGRIEELRDQLQQARRLPGDTLAAPPPPPCQPRTHAAAAHLGMQAAPLTTRQSRIRTPAAVLQTDPDPTIPPPRPDVIRSIADLQSSCSQVDCTMLMKPDVKSYLLETPGHMYGNTEKLFDELVRKDQLKYLLTQNLSQDDAENLFGSIRARGGHNNNPTAAQFKAAYKRLLVQTEVTSSISGNCSQDIVSILNPTTTGALVGESSMLTDMRRSSILQADDHNYTHRIGCPESLSAFVGAVVPYIAGFVVQKVRSTVTCELCIAALPSDELAPLIRQKSRGGLISASQDVVGLCEAVEKGLRWLQAEYYTIKMVTVRSKHLILEVLGTCTEKNWFQKLEDHILDLDPLDNHIYILCKKIAEKYIKVTIHHMTKERNRELIKNKVRPLLSRVIIFNHQ; the protein is encoded by the exons ATGCCTAAGCCTGAGGTTCCCCAGGACGAGCAGACGTCCGCGCCAGACTCCCCCAGTGGTGTCAAAACACCTCGCTCGGACGGCTCAAATGTGTCAGTCTTCTCTGATGAAGGAGACGCG GCGGGGCGCATTGAAGAGTTGCGGGACCAGCTGCAGCAGGCGAGGCGCCTTCCTGGAGATACGCTCGCGGCTCCACCGCCTCCTCCTTGTCAGCCCAGGACACACGCGGCTGCCGCGCATCTTGGTATGCAGGCTGCTCCGCTCACGACCCGGCAGTCCCGAATCAGGACCCCTGCAGCGGTTCTACAAACGGACCCGGACCCGACGATACCTCCTCCACGGCCCGATGTAATCAG GTCTATTGCAGATCTTCAGTCGAGCTGCAGTCAAGTGGACTGCACTATGCTTATGAAACCGGACGTAAAGTCATACCTACTGGAGACCCCCGGTCACATGTACGGAAA CACAGAAAAATTGTTCGATGAGCTTGTTCGCAAGGATCAACTGAAATACTTGCTGACGCAAAACCTTAGCCAAGATGACGCCGAAAACCTCTTCGGGTCCATACGTGCACGAGGTGGTCATAACAACAACCCAACCGCTGCGCAGTTCAAGGCTGCATACAAGCGTTTGTTGGTTCAGACAGAAGTAACTTCATCAATCTCTGGAAACTGCTCCCAAGACATAGTCTCAATTCTAAATCCAACAACTACAGGAGCTTTGGTAGGTGAAAGCAGCATGCTTACTGATATGCGCAGGTCATCAATCCTGCAGGCCGACGACCACAACTATACCCATCGCATTGGCTGCCCAGAAAGCTTGTCAGCTTTTGTCGGTGCTGTAGTGCCGTACATTGCAGGTTTCGTCGTGCAGAAAGTTCGTTCAACGGTAACATGTGAACTGTGCATCGCAGCCCTGCCCTCGGATGAACTGGCACCTTTAATTAGGCAAAAGAGCCGAGGTGGACTCATTTCAGCGTCACAAGACGTCGTTGGCCTGTGTGAAGCAGTTGAAAAGGGGCTGCGATGGCTACAGGCAGAATATTATACTATTAAAATGGTGACGGTAAGATCAAAACACCTCATCCTTGAAGTCCTGGGCACCTGCACAGAGAAAAACTGGTTCCAGAAACTGGAGGACCACATCCTTGATCTTGATCCACTTGATAACCATATTTATATTTTGTGCAAAAAAATCgctgaaaaatatataaaagtgACAATACACCACATGACGAAAGAACGAAACCGTGAACTGATCAAAAACAAAGTGAGACCACTTTTGTCGAGGGTGATTATTTTCAATCACCAGTAG